One window of the Brevibacterium limosum genome contains the following:
- a CDS encoding ECF transporter S component: MPNTTTPKTVPTARAFTAAPKSKQWRVVDYVTTAVLGIAVGLVFWVLALSWKVFELAFQAFPPSIGLIAGLWVLAGPLAGAIIRKPGAALLCELIAAIVEAVLGSHFGATVLLSGLLQGLGAELVFAAFGYRRFTLWVTATSGMVAAAFMAVSENIMYNAEWLFGFQAIYAVCAIVSGLVISGIGAWFAYRAIAATGALSSFASGRLR; the protein is encoded by the coding sequence ATGCCGAATACCACCACACCGAAAACCGTCCCCACCGCTCGCGCCTTCACCGCGGCGCCGAAATCCAAGCAGTGGCGGGTGGTCGACTATGTCACCACCGCTGTGCTCGGCATCGCCGTCGGGCTCGTGTTCTGGGTGTTGGCCCTGAGCTGGAAGGTCTTCGAGCTCGCGTTCCAGGCTTTCCCACCCTCGATCGGCCTCATCGCCGGCCTCTGGGTGCTGGCCGGTCCGCTGGCCGGTGCGATCATCCGCAAACCCGGTGCCGCACTCCTGTGCGAACTCATCGCCGCCATCGTCGAGGCCGTCCTCGGTTCGCACTTCGGAGCGACCGTGCTGCTCTCGGGACTGCTGCAGGGCCTCGGCGCCGAACTCGTCTTCGCCGCCTTCGGCTACAGACGCTTCACCCTGTGGGTGACTGCGACGTCGGGAATGGTCGCGGCCGCGTTCATGGCCGTGAGCGAGAACATCATGTACAACGCCGAATGGCTGTTCGGCTTCCAGGCGATCTACGCCGTGTGCGCGATCGTCTCCGGTCTCGTCATCTCCGGAATCGGCGCATGGTTCGCCTACCGGGCGATCGCGGCCACCGGGGCGCTGAGCTCCTTCGCCTCCGGACGTCTGCGCTGA